The genome window TTGAGCTTTTAGCTTATTAACTTCTTGTAAAAAATATTTTTTTACATCCTCCCATTCGATAGGGGCAATCATTTCTATTTCTCTTTTTTGTTTTTTATCATCTTCGGCATCTTTAAAATAAACCAATGCCTGACAGGCAAGATATTTATTAAAACCGGCATATTTTTTATTTGTCAGATTCATAATTTTCCCAAGCCCAAAGATTTGCGATAAAAAATATAGATCAATGAAATCTCTTTTTACTCCGCGCTGGATAATCGCAATTAATTTCATTGCAGCAATATCTTCCAAAGAGGCCAATTGTAATTCGTCACTAATTATAAATGGTTTAAGCAATGGATATTTATAAGTAAAAAGGCTTATTGAGATATTATCAATTTCAATAATTAAGGTATTTTCTGTTATAGTGTCAACCAGTAATTTTTTTGAATTTTGGGATTGAAATAACTGGTGGATTTTTTGCGAGTCAAAATCATTTTCACTATAAAAATCAAAATCTACTGATGTTCGGTGTTTTATCTGCAATGCCAGCGCCGTCCCGCCCGCAAGATAGAATCCGGCGTCTTTTAAAAATTTTAGTTTTGGCAATAAATCAATTCTCTTTTTATCTAAAATTTCCCAATGAAGTTTAAGTTTTTTTTGCGCCATAACATGGATATTATACCATAATTTCCCTGCTACGAAATAATAAAATCTATCTTAAATTTATTTTTAAAAAACACTTGACAAATATTTTTGCTATGATATACTATACTATGTTGATAGAGAAAGTAGAGAATAAATGAATTTAAAACGCAAGCAAAATATTGTAAATGACGCGATATTAAAAGATATCATTGAAAAATTAGATAGACTTAAATACGGGTGTGTCCAGATAACAGTCCATAACGGAAAGATCATCCAGATAGATAAAACCGAAAAAACCAGGTTTGATGAAGTCTGGTATGTTGAGATAATGTCAAAATAGGTATGAAAGGAATGAAAGTTTTGAAACGGGGTAAATTTTAGATTTCTCCCTTTAGAAAAGGGAGATTAAGAGGGATTTGAGAGAATTGGCAAGTGTATTTAACACGATAA of bacterium contains these proteins:
- a CDS encoding nucleotidyl transferase AbiEii/AbiGii toxin family protein → MAQKKLKLHWEILDKKRIDLLPKLKFLKDAGFYLAGGTALALQIKHRTSVDFDFYSENDFDSQKIHQLFQSQNSKKLLVDTITENTLIIEIDNISISLFTYKYPLLKPFIISDELQLASLEDIAAMKLIAIIQRGVKRDFIDLYFLSQIFGLGKIMNLTNKKYAGFNKYLACQALVYFKDAEDDKKQKREIEMIAPIEWEDVKKYFLQEVNKLKAQWAQNEN
- a CDS encoding YezD family protein — encoded protein: MNLKRKQNIVNDAILKDIIEKLDRLKYGCVQITVHNGKIIQIDKTEKTRFDEVWYVEIMSK